One region of Neisseria mucosa genomic DNA includes:
- a CDS encoding 16S rRNA (cytosine(1402)-N(4))-methyltransferase, giving the protein MSNAEYQHITVLLNEAVDALAVREDGIYVDGTFGRGGHSRLILSRLGSQGRLIVFDKDPQAIEAAQKLAEQDGRVTVVHDGFSSFQTTLDKLGIEEIDGALFDLGISSPQIDDGARGFSFRFDAPLDMRMDPTRGMSAAEWIATASEQDLHEVIKNYGEERFSRQIARAIVTQRTESPIDTTRKLAQLVAQNVRTRERGQDPATRTFQAVRIFINRELEEVEAVLPQVMSRLKQGGRLAVIAFHSLEDRIVKQFVKKYSQHPPLPRWAAVKEADLPLPPLKAVGKAIKPGVEETASNPRARSAVLRVAERTGGEIAE; this is encoded by the coding sequence GTGAGTAATGCTGAATATCAACATATCACCGTTTTGTTAAACGAGGCGGTTGATGCTCTGGCGGTTCGTGAAGACGGTATTTATGTAGATGGGACGTTCGGCAGGGGAGGGCACTCCCGATTGATTTTGTCCCGTCTGGGCAGTCAAGGTCGTCTGATTGTGTTTGATAAAGACCCGCAAGCGATTGAGGCGGCGCAAAAGCTGGCCGAGCAGGATGGGCGCGTTACGGTAGTCCATGACGGGTTTTCCAGTTTTCAGACGACCCTGGATAAGCTGGGTATTGAAGAAATAGATGGTGCGTTGTTTGATTTGGGGATTTCGTCCCCGCAGATAGATGATGGCGCACGGGGTTTCAGTTTCCGTTTTGATGCACCTTTGGATATGCGCATGGATCCGACGCGGGGAATGTCCGCTGCAGAATGGATTGCAACAGCATCAGAACAGGATTTGCACGAGGTTATCAAGAATTATGGTGAAGAGCGGTTTAGTCGCCAGATTGCGCGCGCCATTGTTACGCAACGGACAGAAAGTCCGATCGATACAACCCGCAAGCTGGCGCAGCTCGTGGCGCAAAACGTCCGTACTCGTGAGCGAGGGCAAGACCCTGCGACGCGCACCTTCCAGGCAGTTCGCATCTTTATTAACCGCGAGCTCGAAGAGGTAGAGGCGGTTCTGCCGCAAGTGATGAGTCGTCTGAAACAGGGCGGGCGTTTGGCGGTTATCGCGTTTCATTCGCTTGAAGACCGCATCGTGAAACAGTTTGTCAAAAAGTATTCGCAACATCCTCCTTTGCCGCGCTGGGCGGCAGTAAAAGAAGCGGATTTGCCTCTGCCGCCGTTAAAGGCAGTGGGAAAGGCGATAAAGCCGGGTGTTGAGGAAACCGCCTCCAATCCGCGGGCGCGCAGCGCAGTTTTACGCGTGGCAGAGCGGACGGGCGGTGAGATT
- a CDS encoding competence/damage-inducible protein A, which yields MNAFNLIIIGDEILHGSRQDKHFAFFKSLLESRGLKLNQVQYLPDEPDLLVKQLRRSFSDDLPTFVTGGIGSTPDDHTRQAAAAALDLPVVRHPEAAKFIEAVTLKRGEPLDAPEHAQRLKMADFPAGAELVPNPFNNIAGFSIREHYFFPGFPVMAHPMAEWVLDTYYADRFNQTERGSRSVYVFGQPESRVAPIMEYVERTYPGVRSYSLPSIGWQNADGTAVKPHIEFGIKAEGEACRDLDKAWDEVLQRLKDLGAELKDTPD from the coding sequence ATGAACGCTTTCAACCTCATCATCATCGGCGACGAAATCCTGCACGGCAGCCGCCAAGACAAGCATTTCGCCTTTTTCAAATCCCTGCTGGAATCGCGCGGGCTGAAGCTCAATCAGGTGCAATACCTGCCCGACGAACCCGATTTGCTGGTCAAACAACTGCGCCGCAGCTTTTCAGACGACCTGCCGACCTTCGTTACCGGCGGCATCGGTTCCACGCCCGACGACCACACCCGTCAAGCGGCCGCCGCCGCTTTGGATTTGCCCGTCGTCCGCCATCCCGAAGCCGCCAAGTTCATCGAAGCCGTTACCCTTAAACGCGGCGAGCCGCTCGACGCCCCCGAACACGCCCAACGCCTGAAAATGGCGGATTTTCCCGCAGGCGCAGAGCTTGTGCCCAACCCGTTCAACAACATCGCCGGATTTTCCATCCGCGAACATTATTTCTTCCCCGGCTTCCCCGTGATGGCGCACCCGATGGCGGAATGGGTTTTGGATACTTATTACGCCGACCGTTTTAACCAAACCGAACGCGGCAGCCGCAGCGTGTATGTATTCGGACAACCCGAATCGCGCGTCGCCCCGATTATGGAATACGTCGAACGCACCTACCCGGGCGTGCGCTCTTACAGCCTGCCCAGCATCGGCTGGCAGAATGCGGACGGAACGGCGGTCAAACCGCATATCGAATTCGGCATCAAGGCGGAAGGCGAAGCGTGCCGCGATTTGGATAAAGCATGGGACGAAGTATTGCAGCGTTTGAAGGATTTGGGCGCAGAGTTGAAAGATACGCCTGATTGA
- a CDS encoding helix-turn-helix domain-containing protein: MFYTLHFKYQAVLHYLHIRSQQRTADHYGISRTHLRRWITAYQEGGIGALEHPQSKTMPQHRKNPFIADKPDQEKTQAELIEELCYMRAEVAYLKELKALSQKQTEKDKAKPSKH, encoded by the coding sequence ATTTTCTACACATTACACTTCAAATACCAAGCCGTACTCCACTACCTGCATATACGCAGCCAGCAGCGTACCGCTGATCACTACGGCATCTCACGAACCCACCTGAGACGTTGGATAACCGCCTATCAAGAAGGCGGTATCGGCGCACTCGAACATCCCCAATCCAAAACCATGCCCCAACACCGCAAAAACCCCTTCATCGCAGATAAACCCGATCAAGAAAAAACACAGGCAGAGCTTATTGAAGAGTTGTGCTATATGCGCGCAGAGGTCGCCTACCTAAAGGAGTTAAAAGCCCTCAGCCAAAAACAGACCGAAAAGGACAAAGCCAAACCGTCCAAACACTGA
- a CDS encoding S-adenosyl-L-methionine-dependent methyltransferase: MELALYTPEYGYYTGGSHKIGTDGDFITAPTLTPLFGQTLVRQLAELLPQTAGNIYEFGAGTGHLATTLLKSLSDDLKHYYIIELSPELAERQRQFIAEQTTPQLTQKVIHLTELPESFDGIIIGNEVLDAMPVEIIRRTQNTFQHIGVSITPDGQLEQSPRPLKQPDLLQLAATYFPETEHPYTSELHPAQYAFILTLAQKITRGGMIFIDYGFDAAQYYHPQRDEGTLIAHYRHHTVHDPFFHIGLTDLTAHVNFTDIAQAGTDGGLDLIGYLPQSHFLFNLGITDLLAQTAPPGTADYLRTSTSVQKLTDQHEMGELFKVIAFGKNIDIDWTGFRFGDICHKL; encoded by the coding sequence ATGGAGCTTGCACTCTACACACCCGAATACGGTTACTACACCGGAGGCAGCCATAAAATCGGTACAGACGGTGATTTCATTACCGCCCCCACCCTCACCCCATTGTTCGGACAAACCCTCGTCCGACAACTTGCCGAACTTCTCCCGCAAACCGCCGGCAACATCTACGAATTCGGTGCAGGCACAGGACATCTCGCCACCACCTTATTAAAGAGCCTTTCAGACGACCTCAAGCATTACTACATCATCGAGCTCTCCCCCGAGCTTGCCGAACGCCAACGCCAATTCATCGCCGAACAGACCACTCCGCAACTGACACAAAAAGTCATACACCTGACCGAACTGCCCGAATCCTTCGACGGCATCATCATTGGCAACGAAGTCCTCGATGCCATGCCTGTTGAAATCATCCGCCGCACTCAAAACACCTTTCAACACATCGGCGTCTCCATCACCCCAGACGGACAGCTTGAACAAAGCCCGCGACCATTGAAACAACCCGACCTCCTCCAGTTAGCCGCCACCTATTTTCCCGAAACCGAACACCCCTACACCAGCGAGCTACACCCCGCCCAATACGCCTTTATTCTCACCCTCGCGCAAAAAATCACACGCGGCGGCATGATATTTATCGACTACGGTTTTGACGCCGCCCAGTATTACCACCCGCAACGCGACGAAGGCACACTCATCGCCCACTACCGCCACCACACCGTTCACGACCCGTTTTTCCATATCGGCCTGACTGATCTGACCGCACACGTCAACTTTACCGATATTGCCCAAGCAGGCACCGACGGCGGGCTAGACCTCATCGGCTACCTGCCCCAGTCCCATTTCCTATTCAACCTAGGCATTACCGACCTATTGGCACAAACCGCCCCTCCAGGCACGGCAGACTACCTCCGTACCAGCACCTCCGTACAAAAACTGACCGACCAGCACGAAATGGGCGAACTCTTCAAAGTCATCGCCTTTGGCAAAAACATCGATATCGACTGGACAGGTTTCCGCTTCGGCGACATCTGCCACAAACTTTGA
- a CDS encoding IS481 family transposase, which yields MNMHKNTRLTPHHRQAIWLAYTQGKESVTSLARRYQVSRVTIYRALKAARAKLLKPQTSTNNRFKQAKYGMKRLAKVERSIQEKLKKQAKRYNKSYPGELVHLDTKRLPLLKGQKATDKRDYLFVAIDDFSRELYAAILPDKTADSAAKFLTEQLIDPCPYLIECVYSDNGTEYKGSANHAFGVACYENGIGQKFTRVARPQTNGKAERVIRTLMEMWHEKQSFESPEHRQKELCRFVNFYNTVKPHRSLNGDTPFEVLQAYFSQPVV from the coding sequence ATGAACATGCACAAAAACACCCGCCTCACCCCGCACCACCGACAAGCCATTTGGCTGGCCTACACGCAGGGGAAGGAAAGCGTCACCTCCCTGGCACGCCGCTACCAAGTCAGCCGCGTCACCATTTACCGCGCCCTTAAAGCCGCAAGGGCCAAGCTGCTCAAACCGCAAACCAGTACCAACAACCGTTTCAAACAGGCAAAGTACGGAATGAAACGCCTGGCCAAGGTAGAACGCAGCATTCAGGAAAAACTCAAAAAGCAGGCCAAACGCTACAATAAATCCTACCCCGGAGAGCTGGTGCATCTCGACACCAAACGGCTGCCGCTGCTCAAAGGGCAGAAAGCCACCGATAAGCGGGATTACCTGTTTGTCGCCATCGACGATTTCTCAAGGGAGCTATACGCCGCCATTTTGCCGGACAAAACCGCAGACAGCGCCGCCAAGTTTCTGACCGAACAGCTGATTGATCCCTGCCCATACCTGATTGAGTGCGTTTACTCCGACAACGGTACGGAATACAAAGGCTCGGCCAACCATGCTTTCGGTGTAGCCTGTTACGAGAACGGGATTGGTCAAAAGTTTACCCGGGTTGCCCGTCCGCAGACCAACGGTAAGGCGGAGCGGGTTATCCGTACCCTGATGGAGATGTGGCATGAGAAACAGTCGTTTGAGAGTCCGGAACATCGGCAAAAGGAGTTGTGCCGCTTTGTTAATTTTTATAACACTGTGAAGCCGCACCGCAGTTTGAACGGCGATACGCCGTTTGAGGTCTTGCAGGCTTATTTTTCTCAACCTGTTGTGTAA
- the mraZ gene encoding division/cell wall cluster transcriptional repressor MraZ: protein MFGGAHELSIDSKGRLAIPAKFRDILLRHYTPSIVVTLDSRQKLLMYPEAEWAKVAEQLLHLKTAGNPMLQRYQNLLLHNADTLEWDSAGRVLIPANLRKRVDFEKDVTLVGRANRLELWGRDQWEAEMTQALDDDPEELAFQLSQTDLQL, encoded by the coding sequence GTGTTTGGTGGCGCTCACGAATTGAGTATTGACAGCAAAGGGCGGTTGGCAATTCCTGCCAAGTTCCGCGATATTTTGCTGCGCCATTATACGCCGTCGATTGTGGTTACTTTGGATTCCCGTCAAAAATTGCTGATGTATCCGGAGGCTGAATGGGCAAAGGTTGCCGAGCAGCTTTTGCACCTGAAAACGGCAGGAAATCCGATGTTGCAGCGTTATCAAAATCTTCTGCTGCACAATGCGGATACGCTGGAATGGGACAGCGCCGGCCGCGTACTGATTCCTGCCAATCTGCGCAAACGGGTGGATTTTGAAAAAGACGTTACCTTGGTCGGTCGCGCCAATCGTTTGGAATTGTGGGGCCGTGATCAATGGGAAGCTGAAATGACTCAGGCTTTGGATGATGATCCTGAAGAGTTGGCATTCCAATTAAGTCAGACGGATTTGCAATTGTGA